In the Enterococcus rotai genome, TTTTCTCTGATTCGCTTTTGTTTTGCTCGTCGACGATCATCAAAAAAATCTGAAATTCTATCAATTATTTTCAAGTCACTCTCCCTTTACGGCTATATAAATTCTAATGTAAATATATTCGACAACATATTTATTTACTACTCTCGCTACTTTCATTATACGTCATTTTTAATGGTGATACTATTACTAAACTTTACAAATGCTACGATTTTTTTCAAAATATAAATAAATTAGAATTAAATTGCTCTTAAGAAAAGAGCTATCCTCGTAACATAATCCATCCTTGCGTTGCCTTAAATAATCAAATTGTGTAAATTTACATCTGATCTGATATTTCCGCATAAAGTTCCCTAAATGTTCCTGCTTCATCATAAACAGCTGCGATTTCTTTTAAAAATTCCGTCTCTTTATCTAAACCACCCACATTTGACACAATGGGTAAGTAATCATCTGTGATCGGCATTTCCGTTTCTTTGACTTTTTTTTCATAACCAGCTATTCCAGAAGTGATTTGGTTTTCTGGAATTTTCATGTTCCTACCGATTGCTTCTAGCAATTCTTTTAAATTATTGTTTGGCAGGTTTCCTTTAACTGGAGAAATTTTAACGGTAACGACCTGGGATTTTAAGTAAGCCAGTTTTTGATCTACAGAATAAGCATAGGTTAAAACAACTTCTGAAAAAACTTGCAATTCTTCTCCTCGATAAAATGGATAGATCGTACGAAATTCCAATTCTTTATCTCTCGAAAAAACGGCATATTTTGTTGTTCCTCGTTGTACTGAATGAGAGGTCAACTCTTTTCCTAATATCTTTTTGGTTCTTTCATAATAGCTTGGAATCTCTACTTTGTATTTTTCCTGAAGTATTTTAAAGGCATCCTCTTCTTCATTTATCGTTGAATAATCGGCATCACCAAATGATCGATTTCGTTCATTGAACCAGCTAAGCGTTTGATCCATTTTTGAAAAAGAGGCATAACGATCTGCTTTGCCACAGCCAGTAATACTCAACAACGCAACAAGAATTATTAGTCTTAATAGCTGCTCTTTAGCTCTCATTCTGGCACCACCACTCGAACAGATTCTTTTCCTGGGAAAACGTTTTGCGAGAAATTCAGCTCAACCGTACTTTTATCTAACAACTCATATAGAACAACACTTTCTACCTGCTCTCCCTGTTTTAAGACTTTCGTTTGGGTTGCATCAAGTTCTTTTACATCTATAAAATCACTTGTTTCTGGTAATTTCCCTAATGAAAGTTTTTTACCGTTTTGCGTTACGGTCACGACGTCTTTCCAAACAGAAGGCTGTGCTTTTTCCAGTGTTAAATTGGTAAACGTATAACGAATAGCCAACATTTTTTTTCCGTCTACTTCGGTTAGCTGCCGTACAGCAGTTGTTTCAAATTTTATTTCTTTATTTTCGATCGTAACAATGTCGCCTTCTTCTTTCTGCTGGGCTTCTTGCTCTTTTTTTGCTTCATTTTTGTCAAAAGACGTTTCTTTAAATGTTTCTATAGAAGCATCGATTTGCTCTGAACGTTTCTTATATGAATTGTCATCAGCAGAATAAAATGTTAATTGAACAAAACCATGTTCTGTCCAGATGTAATAAAAATGAGCCCATACACTTTTCTCTTTAAATACTGTGTTTAAAGTATACTTATAAGCTGGAGCATTCCCTACAGTAATTTTTTTCATGTAAATATCTTTTACATTTTTATAGCGGTATCGTTCTTTCAGCTTTTCTCTGGTTTGTTCACCAAATTTTTTTTGCTCAATGTTTGTTACCAAAGTTGTGGTAACAAATACATACGAATTGCTTTTAGTATCTTCTGCGCTAAATGACGTTTGCAGTCCATACTCTTTGTTGGCTTCTTGATCTGCTTTCCAACCACCGGGTAGTTGGAATTCATAGGAAACACCGTTATCACTAAAAGACTGTTTCTTTTGATCCAATTGTTGTGTGCAGCCTATTAAGGACAGACCGCCTATCACTATAATTAGAAGTACACTACTGATTTTTTTCACGAATTATTTTGCCCTTCCTTTCTTTTATGCCAATAAACAAAAACCGCAAATATTGAAACACAACTAATAAATAACACACTACCTAGCTTTATTCCTTTAGGATAATAGGTCAGTTGAACACTATGTTTACCTTTTGGTATTTTGATTGTAATCAATGCATCTTGAACCGCTTTTATTGCTACAGGTTTTCCATCTACTTTAGCCTGCCACCCTTCATCATAAGGAATGGTCGTGAAAATCACTTGTTCTTTTTCAGTCGCTACTTCTGCATTGACTTTATTTCCTTTTACATTAAAAGCAACTTCTTTATCCTTAATTGCTGCGATTCCTTGATCAAGTGTTTCTGTTTTTAAAACAAGTACCGACGGTCGAATTAATTTTATAACAGAACTACCTGTAAATTTTGCAGTTACTTGTACTTTTTCTGCCTTTTCGTAGTAGCCGATATTGTAATAAGAACCTGTTGAAGAAAGCGCACTAGTCTTTTTATAATCTGAAACCGTTACTTCTACTGAACCATCATCTAATCCATTGGAATATCTAGTATCTAATGTTATGTATCCTTGTGTCTTTTCAGGAATGCTGACTTCCCAAGTGATACTCTTTTCTCCATTAGTATTCGCTTCTTCTGAAAAATAAGTAAAATCTCCTTCTTCTCGAAGAGACATGTTTTTTCGAGACACTTCATTCAATCCAGTAAATTGGAATATCGGCTCTTCTTGTCCTGAAAGATAACGTATCAATGCGGTTTGGTTCCTGTTGTTTTTAGATTGAAAAATCCCTTTATCTGTTAGCATTCCTAAAGGCAATGTATGTTCATTTTCATAGAGACCATATTCTCCTTGAGCTGCGATTTTTTTAAACCCATATTTTTTTGGATCATTCTTGGCAATGTTATATTTTATTCCTAATAAATCATCCATTAGAATTGTATTATTCGGGTACTGTATAATTAAATTGGTATCTGGCGAACGATAACCTAAGCGATCAAGATACTGGGAAGAGTGACGGTTCCGAATTGAAGAAAACATAGTGACGCCTGAGTAATTGTAATTAAAACTGTCTGTCCGACTCACTGCATCTATATTTTCCAAACGAAAGAAACTATCATTTCTTGATTGTGCCTTTTCCACTAATGGCTTAATTTGTTTATAACCATTGGTATATTGTTTTCTATTCGTATATCCCCACTCTTTATTGATTCCTATCATAATTTGTTGGGTATTAAAAAATAACTCGGTGCAAATACAGATAACAATCAAGCTTGGCACTAACCATACATATTTTATTCCTTTTTCTTTCAGCGCAAATAACAGAATATAAACACTCACTAAAAATACTGTTAAAATCAACGATTCTTGCGTGATGTACCCATATCTTTTTTTATTGGATACAATTGCTACAAGGATAAAAATTCCTACAAGAGACAACACGATATTCAAAAGAATATTCAGATCTTTTTTTTCAAATTTCTCCAAACCAAATCCAGCTAATATCAATACCAGAGTGGAATATAAAAAACTAAAACGGAACAAAAACATGTTCGGTGAATGTAATCCTTGCCAAAATAAATTCAGCGGCTGAATGTAGACGCTGATAATCATAAATATGACTAAACCTCCATATAGCAGCTTGTTCTTTAAGGGAATTTTTCTACTTACGAAATAAAAGATAAAAAAGAGTAGCGGTAATAGACCTATTGAAATAAAAGGGCCACTGCCAAACTTTGATGTATCATAAACACCAGACATGCTTTTTACAATAAAATCCCAAGGTCCTAGATCTTTTGTGAACAAAGTCGTAATTGTATCTATTTTTTCTCCATTTGTCCGTAAATCAATTACAGAAGGCAAAATAATGATCATAGAAGCGCCGCCAGCTAACAATGACGTAACAAAGTAAGGCAGAATCGATTGTTTATACCTGTTCCATTCGGTCAATAATCGTACTAAAAAGTACAACAAACTAAATAGTCCAACCATAAACGCCATATAATAGTTTGAAACAAATAACAAAAAATACACCACAAATAATAAAACTGGTTTTTGTTTGTCCATCAATCTCTGGATTCCAAGTAAAACTAAGGGAAGATAAATCAATGCATCCATCCACATCAACATGATT is a window encoding:
- a CDS encoding DUF5067 domain-containing protein, producing the protein MKKISSVLLIIVIGGLSLIGCTQQLDQKKQSFSDNGVSYEFQLPGGWKADQEANKEYGLQTSFSAEDTKSNSYVFVTTTLVTNIEQKKFGEQTREKLKERYRYKNVKDIYMKKITVGNAPAYKYTLNTVFKEKSVWAHFYYIWTEHGFVQLTFYSADDNSYKKRSEQIDASIETFKETSFDKNEAKKEQEAQQKEEGDIVTIENKEIKFETTAVRQLTEVDGKKMLAIRYTFTNLTLEKAQPSVWKDVVTVTQNGKKLSLGKLPETSDFIDVKELDATQTKVLKQGEQVESVVLYELLDKSTVELNFSQNVFPGKESVRVVVPE
- a CDS encoding YfhO family protein, producing MKQRIRIVIFNKKSVSIALSFLIPVLIMAVNYYRLGIYPTSDRTILASDAFGQLVNFYSGFNNFLHGEQSFFYTWNGSLGLNFVSLMSYYTNSLFSFLVFFFDNINMPDAMYVILLTKIGTMGITFWIFAQQTFRLPQWGKVSLSVCYALMSFTVAYSIMLMWMDALIYLPLVLLGIQRLMDKQKPVLLFVVYFLLFVSNYYMAFMVGLFSLLYFLVRLLTEWNRYKQSILPYFVTSLLAGGASMIIILPSVIDLRTNGEKIDTITTLFTKDLGPWDFIVKSMSGVYDTSKFGSGPFISIGLLPLLFFIFYFVSRKIPLKNKLLYGGLVIFMIISVYIQPLNLFWQGLHSPNMFLFRFSFLYSTLVLILAGFGLEKFEKKDLNILLNIVLSLVGIFILVAIVSNKKRYGYITQESLILTVFLVSVYILLFALKEKGIKYVWLVPSLIVICICTELFFNTQQIMIGINKEWGYTNRKQYTNGYKQIKPLVEKAQSRNDSFFRLENIDAVSRTDSFNYNYSGVTMFSSIRNRHSSQYLDRLGYRSPDTNLIIQYPNNTILMDDLLGIKYNIAKNDPKKYGFKKIAAQGEYGLYENEHTLPLGMLTDKGIFQSKNNRNQTALIRYLSGQEEPIFQFTGLNEVSRKNMSLREEGDFTYFSEEANTNGEKSITWEVSIPEKTQGYITLDTRYSNGLDDGSVEVTVSDYKKTSALSSTGSYYNIGYYEKAEKVQVTAKFTGSSVIKLIRPSVLVLKTETLDQGIAAIKDKEVAFNVKGNKVNAEVATEKEQVIFTTIPYDEGWQAKVDGKPVAIKAVQDALITIKIPKGKHSVQLTYYPKGIKLGSVLFISCVSIFAVFVYWHKRKEGQNNS